The Hahella sp. HNIBRBA332 genome window below encodes:
- a CDS encoding aminodeoxychorismate/anthranilate synthase component II, protein MLVMIDNYDSFTYNVVQYLGELGADVRVYRNDEITIEEIEALQPQHLVISPGPCTPNEAGISVAAIKHFAGKLPILGVCLGHQSIGQAFGGEVIRAGKVMHGKTSKVYHNDVGVFKGLNNPFEATRYHSLVIRSDSLPDCLEVTAWTQNEDGGLEEIMGVRHKELAIEGVQFHPESILTEQGHDLLRNFLQQSVNR, encoded by the coding sequence ATGTTGGTGATGATTGATAATTACGACTCTTTTACTTACAACGTCGTACAGTACCTGGGCGAGCTGGGCGCTGACGTGCGCGTCTACCGCAACGATGAGATCACGATAGAAGAAATTGAGGCGCTGCAACCGCAGCATTTGGTGATTTCCCCCGGCCCCTGCACCCCCAATGAGGCGGGGATTTCCGTCGCGGCGATCAAGCATTTCGCCGGCAAACTTCCTATCCTGGGCGTATGTCTGGGCCATCAAAGCATCGGCCAGGCGTTCGGCGGTGAAGTGATTCGCGCCGGCAAAGTCATGCATGGCAAGACCTCCAAGGTGTATCACAATGACGTTGGCGTATTCAAAGGCCTCAACAATCCGTTTGAAGCGACCCGCTATCACTCACTGGTGATCCGCTCGGACAGCCTCCCGGATTGCCTGGAAGTCACCGCCTGGACCCAGAATGAAGACGGCGGTCTGGAAGAAATCATGGGCGTGCGTCACAAGGAACTGGCGATAGAAGGCGTGCAATTCCACCCGGAGTCCATTCTCACGGAGCAGGGCCACGACTTACTGCGCAACTTCTTGCAGCAATCGGTCAACCGCTAA
- the trpD gene encoding anthranilate phosphoribosyltransferase → MDIKAAIAKVVDRKDLTTEEMIEVMQQIMTGQATPAQIGGFLVALRFKSESVGEITGAAQVMRQLASKVDINDPHLVDTCGTGGDGSNLFNVSTAAAFVVAAAGGKVAKHGNRSVSSRSGSADVLEAAGINLDMNTEQVARAIKEIGVGFLFAPAHHSAMKHAIGPRREMGIRTIFNMLGPLTNPAGVTKQVIGVFNPLLCLPLAEVLQRLGSTHVLVVSAADGLDEISLACETHVAELKDGKITEYTLTPEDAGIMRRSLDGLTVTSAEESLKLIEAALTKATDQTSQKARDIVALNAGAAIYAADLARSFQEGVEMAQDAIGSGLAFAKLKELASFSACFKEEE, encoded by the coding sequence ATGGATATCAAAGCCGCTATCGCCAAAGTTGTCGATAGAAAAGACCTCACCACCGAAGAAATGATTGAGGTCATGCAGCAGATCATGACCGGACAGGCCACTCCCGCACAGATTGGCGGGTTCTTGGTGGCGCTGAGATTCAAAAGTGAAAGCGTCGGCGAAATCACCGGCGCCGCCCAGGTCATGCGCCAGCTGGCCAGCAAAGTCGACATCAATGATCCACACCTGGTGGACACCTGCGGCACCGGGGGCGATGGCTCCAACCTGTTCAACGTCAGCACCGCCGCCGCCTTCGTGGTGGCCGCCGCCGGCGGTAAAGTCGCCAAGCACGGCAACCGCAGCGTCAGCAGCCGCTCCGGCAGCGCCGACGTACTGGAAGCCGCCGGGATCAACCTGGATATGAACACCGAGCAGGTCGCCCGCGCCATCAAGGAAATCGGCGTTGGTTTTCTGTTCGCCCCGGCCCACCACAGCGCCATGAAGCACGCGATCGGGCCTCGACGGGAAATGGGCATCCGCACCATCTTCAACATGCTCGGCCCCCTGACCAACCCCGCCGGCGTGACCAAACAGGTCATCGGCGTATTCAACCCATTGCTGTGCCTGCCGCTGGCGGAAGTCCTGCAACGGCTGGGCAGCACGCACGTTCTGGTTGTCTCCGCCGCGGACGGCCTGGACGAAATCAGTCTCGCCTGCGAAACCCACGTGGCGGAACTGAAAGACGGTAAAATCACCGAATACACGCTTACTCCAGAAGACGCAGGAATCATGCGCCGCTCTCTGGACGGCCTGACCGTGACCAGCGCCGAGGAAAGCCTGAAACTGATTGAAGCAGCGCTGACCAAAGCGACGGATCAAACGTCACAAAAAGCCCGGGATATTGTCGCCCTGAACGCCGGGGCGGCGATTTACGCCGCAGACCTGGCCCGCTCCTTCCAAGAAGGCGTGGAAATGGCCCAGGACGCGATTGGTTCCGGGCTGGCCTTTGCTAAACTAAAAGAGCTGGCCAGTTTTTCGGCCTGCTTTAAGGAAGA